The following are encoded together in the Coffea arabica cultivar ET-39 chromosome 1c, Coffea Arabica ET-39 HiFi, whole genome shotgun sequence genome:
- the LOC113728529 gene encoding calcium-transporting ATPase 4, endoplasmic reticulum-type-like isoform X1, protein MGKGGQDYGKKEILGEKKESNREAYPAWSKDVKECEDKFQVRRDFGLSSDEVEKRRRIYGWNELEKHDGPSIFRLILDQFNDTLVRILLVAAVVSFVLAWCDGEEGGEMQITAFVEPLVIFLILIVNAGVGVWQENNAEKALEALKEIQSEHATVIRDGRKISSLPAKELVPGDIVELRVGDKVPADMRVLSLISSTFRVEQGSLTGESEAVSKTSKAAAEDVDIQGKKCMVFAGTTVVNGNCVCLVTDIGMNTEIGKVHSQIQEASQSEEDTPLKKKLNEFGEILTAIIGVICLLVWLINLKYFLSWDYVDGWPRNFKFSFEKCTYYFEIAVALAVAAIPEGLPAVITTCLALGTRKMAAKNALVRKLPSVETLGCTTVICSDKTGTLTTNQMAVAKLVAMGSMGSALRTFNVEGTSYDPSDGKIQDWPKSQIDANLQMIAKISAVCNDSGVEQSGHHYVASGLPTEAALKVLAEKMGLPAGLDAVSSSANNGGLRKWFSLLSTSCVTLSLSILLLTPTCFILIGSSNIWNKIEKRIATLEFDRDRKSMGVIVQNSNSGRKSLLVKGAVENLLERSSFVQLRDGSVVELDQTLRNLILESQHEMSTKALRVLGFAYKDDVPEFDTYTGDEDHPAHKLLLNPANYSSIESKLIFVGLAGIRDPPRKEVRQAIEDCRAAGIRVMVITGDYKNTAEAICREIGVFGSHEDISSRSLTGKNFMDLRNPKSHLRQLGGLLFSRAEPRHKQEIVRLLKEDGEVVAMTGDGVNDAPALKLADIGIAMGIAGTEVAKEASDMVLADDNFSTIVAAVGEGRSIYNNMKAFIRYMISSNIGEVFSIFLTAALGIPEGLIPVQLLWVNLVTDGPPATALGFNPPDKDVMKKPPRRSDDSLISPWILFRYLVIGLYVGLATVGIFIIWYTHDSFFGIDLSGDGHSLVTYAQLANWGQCNSWKNFTASPFTAGNLVVDFDTPCDYFQTGKIKAMTLSLSVLVAIEMFNSLNALSEDGSLLTMPPWVNPYLLVAMSVSFGLHFLILYVPFLAQVFGIVPLSLNEWLLVLLVALPVILIDEVLKFVGRCTSGVPTSARTTKHKAE, encoded by the exons ATGGGGAAAGGGGGGCAAGATTATGGAAAAAAGGAGATTTTGGGCGAGAAAAAGGAGTCTAATAGGGAAGCTTATCCAGCGTGGTCAAAAGATGTGAAGGAGTGTGAGGACAAGTTTCAGGTTAGGAGAGATTTCGGGTTGTCCAGCGATGAGGTGGAAAAGAGAAGGCGGATCTATGGGTGGAATGAGCTTGAAAAGCACGACGGGCCTTCCATTTTTAGGTTGATTTTGGATCAGTTTAATGATACTCTGGTTAGGATTTTGCTTGTGGCTGCAGTGGTCTCGTTTGTTTTGGCTTGGTGTGATGGCGAGGAAGGTGGGGAAATGCAGATCACTGCATTTGTGGAGCCTTTAGTCATATTCTTGATCTTAATTGTGAATGCTGGTGTTGGGGTGTGGCAAGAGAACAATGCTGAGAAAGCATTGGAGGCTTTGAAGGAGATACAATCTGAGCATGCCACTGTGATTCGTGATGGTAGAAAAATTTCGAGTTTGCCCGCAAAGGAGCTTGTTCCGGGGGATATTGTTGAGTTGCGAGTTGGGGATAAAGTTCCTGCTGATATGAGGGTTTTGAGTCTGATTAGCTCGACTTTTCGGGTTGAGCAGGGGTCATTGACTGGAGAAAGTGAGGCTGTTAGTAAGACCAGTAAAGCTGCTGCAGAGGATGTTGACATTCAGGGGAAAAAGTGCATGGTTTTTGCTGGAACAACTGTGGTTAATGGGAACTGTGTTTGTTTGGTTACTGACATTGGGATGAATACTGAGATAGGAAAGGTCCATTCACAGATTCAAGAGGCCTCACAAAGTGAGGAAGATACTCCAttaaagaagaaattgaatGAGTTTGGAGAGATTTTGACTGCTATTATTGGAGTAATATGCTTACTAGTTTGGTTAATTAACTTGAAATATTTTCTCTCCTGGGATTATGTTGATGGCTGGCCTAGGAATTTTAAGTTCTCATTTGAGAAGTGCACGTACTACTTTGAGATTGCTGTAGCATTGGCAGTTGCTGCCATTCCGGAAGGGCTTCCGGCTGTCATCACAACTTGCTTAGCCCTAGGCACCCGCAAAATGGCTGCTAAGAATGCACTTGTTCGCAAGCTTCCCAGTGTGGAAACTCTTGGTTGTACAACTGTAATTTGCTCAGATAAAACGGGTACATTGACGACAAACCAAATGGCTGTGGCTAAGTTAGTAGCTATGGGTTCGATGGGGAGTGCTCTTCGAACGTTTAATGTGGAAGGGACCTCTTATGATCCTTCTGATGGAAAAATACAAGATTGGCCAAAGAGTCAAATAGATGCTAACCTTCAAATGATTGCTAAGATTTCGGCAGTGTGCAATGATTCTGGAGTGGAACAATCTGGCCATCATTATGTCGCCAGCGGCCTGCCTACAGAGGCTGCATTGAAG GTTCTGGCTGAAAAAATGGGTCTTCCTGCTGGATTGGATGCTGTCTCATCTTCTGCTAACAATGGTGGACTTCGTAAGTGGTTTTCGCTTCTCTCAACATCATGCGTCACGCTAAGTTTGTCAATTCTACTGCTGACCCCCACTTGCTTCATTTTGATAGGTTCCTCAAACATATGGAATAAGATTGAGAAACGGATTGCCACTCTTGAGTTTGATCGTGATAGGAAATCAATGGGAGTTATCGTGCAAAACTCTAATTCTGGAAGGAAGTCATTGTTGGTGAAG GGTGCTGTGGAAAATCTGCTCGAGAGAAGCTCCTTTGTGCAATTGCGTGATGGTTCTGTTGTCGAACTGGATCAAACTTTAAGGAATCTCATTCTAGAAAGCCAGCATGAAATGTCGACGAAAGCATTACGTGTTTTAGGTTTTGCATACAAGGATGACGTTCCAGAATTTGACACTTATACTGGTGATGAGGACCATCCAGCTCATAAGCTCTTATTGAATCCAGCTAATTATTCTTCAATTGAGAGTAAACTGATTTTTGTTGGTTTGGCTGGAATAAGG GATCCACCTCGGAAGGAGGTTCGCCAAGCTATTGAAGATTGCAGAGCAGCTGGGATTCGAGTTATGGTAATTACTGGAGACTACAAGAATACAGCTGAAGCTATATGTCGTGAAATTGGTGTTTTTGGATCGCATGAGGATATTAGTTCAAGAAGCTTAACAGGAAAAAACTTCATGGACCTTCGCAACCCAAAATCGCATTTAAGACAGCTTGGGGGACTTCTTTTCTCTAGGGCTGAACCAAGGCACAAGCAAGAAATAGTCAGGCTGCTCAAAGAAGATGGTGAAGTTGTAGCAATGACTGGGGATGGAGTGAATGATGCACCTGCATTGAAATTAGCAGATATTGGAATTGCAATGGGAATTGCAGGAACTGAG GTTGCAAAGGAAGCTTCTGACATGGTTCTGGCAGACGATAATTTCAGCACAATTGTTGCTGCTGTTGGTGAAGGCAGATCCATTTACAACAATATGAAGGCATTCATCAG GTACATGATTTCCTCGAACATTGGTGAGGTGTTCTCCATTTTTCTGACAGCAGCTTTAGGTATCCCTGAGGGTCTTATCCCGGTTCAGCTTCTGTGGGTCAACCTGGTAACTGATGGACCACCAGCAACAGCTTTGGGATTCAATCCACCAGATAAGGATGTAATGAAGAAACCTCCTAGGAGAAGTGATGATTCGTTGATCAGTCCTTGGATTTTGTTTCGTTATCTG GTGATTGGACTATATGTTGGTTTAGCAACAGTTGGTATTTTCATCATCTGGTATACGCATGACTCTTTCTTTGGCATTGATCTAAGTGGAGATGGACACAGTCTTGTCACCTATGCCCAGCTAGCTAACTGGGGTCAATGCAACTCATGGAAGAATTTCACAGCTTCACCTTTCACAGCTGGGAATCTAGTGGTCGACTTTGACACTCCATGTGACTACTTCCAGACTGGCAAAATCAAGGCTATGACTCTCTCCCTCTCTGTTTTGGTCGCCATTGAGATGTTCAATTCCCTCAATGCTCTCTCGGAAGATGGAAGCCTCTTGACAATGCCTCCATGGGTTAACCCATATCTCCTTGTCGCCATGTCAGTCTCATTTGGCttgcatttcttgattctttacGTTCCATTCCTAGCTCAAGTCTTTGGCATTGTCCCTTT
- the LOC113728529 gene encoding calcium-transporting ATPase 4, endoplasmic reticulum-type-like isoform X2 has translation MGKGGQDYGKKEILGEKKESNREAYPAWSKDVKECEDKFQVRRDFGLSSDEVEKRRRIYGWNELEKHDGPSIFRLILDQFNDTLVRILLVAAVVSFVLAWCDGEEGGEMQITAFVEPLVIFLILIVNAGVGVWQENNAEKALEALKEIQSEHATVIRDGRKISSLPAKELVPGDIVELRVGDKVPADMRVLSLISSTFRVEQGSLTGESEAVSKTSKAAAEDVDIQGKKCMVFAGTTVVNGNCVCLVTDIGMNTEIGKVHSQIQEASQSEEDTPLKKKLNEFGEILTAIIGVICLLVWLINLKYFLSWDYVDGWPRNFKFSFEKCTYYFEIAVALAVAAIPEGLPAVITTCLALGTRKMAAKNALVRKLPSVETLGCTTVICSDKTGTLTTNQMAVAKLVAMGSMGSALRTFNVEGTSYDPSDGKIQDWPKSQIDANLQMIAKISAVCNDSGVEQSGHHYVASGLPTEAALKVLAEKMGLPAGLDAVSSSANNGGLRSSNIWNKIEKRIATLEFDRDRKSMGVIVQNSNSGRKSLLVKGAVENLLERSSFVQLRDGSVVELDQTLRNLILESQHEMSTKALRVLGFAYKDDVPEFDTYTGDEDHPAHKLLLNPANYSSIESKLIFVGLAGIRDPPRKEVRQAIEDCRAAGIRVMVITGDYKNTAEAICREIGVFGSHEDISSRSLTGKNFMDLRNPKSHLRQLGGLLFSRAEPRHKQEIVRLLKEDGEVVAMTGDGVNDAPALKLADIGIAMGIAGTEVAKEASDMVLADDNFSTIVAAVGEGRSIYNNMKAFIRYMISSNIGEVFSIFLTAALGIPEGLIPVQLLWVNLVTDGPPATALGFNPPDKDVMKKPPRRSDDSLISPWILFRYLVIGLYVGLATVGIFIIWYTHDSFFGIDLSGDGHSLVTYAQLANWGQCNSWKNFTASPFTAGNLVVDFDTPCDYFQTGKIKAMTLSLSVLVAIEMFNSLNALSEDGSLLTMPPWVNPYLLVAMSVSFGLHFLILYVPFLAQVFGIVPLSLNEWLLVLLVALPVILIDEVLKFVGRCTSGVPTSARTTKHKAE, from the exons ATGGGGAAAGGGGGGCAAGATTATGGAAAAAAGGAGATTTTGGGCGAGAAAAAGGAGTCTAATAGGGAAGCTTATCCAGCGTGGTCAAAAGATGTGAAGGAGTGTGAGGACAAGTTTCAGGTTAGGAGAGATTTCGGGTTGTCCAGCGATGAGGTGGAAAAGAGAAGGCGGATCTATGGGTGGAATGAGCTTGAAAAGCACGACGGGCCTTCCATTTTTAGGTTGATTTTGGATCAGTTTAATGATACTCTGGTTAGGATTTTGCTTGTGGCTGCAGTGGTCTCGTTTGTTTTGGCTTGGTGTGATGGCGAGGAAGGTGGGGAAATGCAGATCACTGCATTTGTGGAGCCTTTAGTCATATTCTTGATCTTAATTGTGAATGCTGGTGTTGGGGTGTGGCAAGAGAACAATGCTGAGAAAGCATTGGAGGCTTTGAAGGAGATACAATCTGAGCATGCCACTGTGATTCGTGATGGTAGAAAAATTTCGAGTTTGCCCGCAAAGGAGCTTGTTCCGGGGGATATTGTTGAGTTGCGAGTTGGGGATAAAGTTCCTGCTGATATGAGGGTTTTGAGTCTGATTAGCTCGACTTTTCGGGTTGAGCAGGGGTCATTGACTGGAGAAAGTGAGGCTGTTAGTAAGACCAGTAAAGCTGCTGCAGAGGATGTTGACATTCAGGGGAAAAAGTGCATGGTTTTTGCTGGAACAACTGTGGTTAATGGGAACTGTGTTTGTTTGGTTACTGACATTGGGATGAATACTGAGATAGGAAAGGTCCATTCACAGATTCAAGAGGCCTCACAAAGTGAGGAAGATACTCCAttaaagaagaaattgaatGAGTTTGGAGAGATTTTGACTGCTATTATTGGAGTAATATGCTTACTAGTTTGGTTAATTAACTTGAAATATTTTCTCTCCTGGGATTATGTTGATGGCTGGCCTAGGAATTTTAAGTTCTCATTTGAGAAGTGCACGTACTACTTTGAGATTGCTGTAGCATTGGCAGTTGCTGCCATTCCGGAAGGGCTTCCGGCTGTCATCACAACTTGCTTAGCCCTAGGCACCCGCAAAATGGCTGCTAAGAATGCACTTGTTCGCAAGCTTCCCAGTGTGGAAACTCTTGGTTGTACAACTGTAATTTGCTCAGATAAAACGGGTACATTGACGACAAACCAAATGGCTGTGGCTAAGTTAGTAGCTATGGGTTCGATGGGGAGTGCTCTTCGAACGTTTAATGTGGAAGGGACCTCTTATGATCCTTCTGATGGAAAAATACAAGATTGGCCAAAGAGTCAAATAGATGCTAACCTTCAAATGATTGCTAAGATTTCGGCAGTGTGCAATGATTCTGGAGTGGAACAATCTGGCCATCATTATGTCGCCAGCGGCCTGCCTACAGAGGCTGCATTGAAG GTTCTGGCTGAAAAAATGGGTCTTCCTGCTGGATTGGATGCTGTCTCATCTTCTGCTAACAATGGTGGACTTC GTTCCTCAAACATATGGAATAAGATTGAGAAACGGATTGCCACTCTTGAGTTTGATCGTGATAGGAAATCAATGGGAGTTATCGTGCAAAACTCTAATTCTGGAAGGAAGTCATTGTTGGTGAAG GGTGCTGTGGAAAATCTGCTCGAGAGAAGCTCCTTTGTGCAATTGCGTGATGGTTCTGTTGTCGAACTGGATCAAACTTTAAGGAATCTCATTCTAGAAAGCCAGCATGAAATGTCGACGAAAGCATTACGTGTTTTAGGTTTTGCATACAAGGATGACGTTCCAGAATTTGACACTTATACTGGTGATGAGGACCATCCAGCTCATAAGCTCTTATTGAATCCAGCTAATTATTCTTCAATTGAGAGTAAACTGATTTTTGTTGGTTTGGCTGGAATAAGG GATCCACCTCGGAAGGAGGTTCGCCAAGCTATTGAAGATTGCAGAGCAGCTGGGATTCGAGTTATGGTAATTACTGGAGACTACAAGAATACAGCTGAAGCTATATGTCGTGAAATTGGTGTTTTTGGATCGCATGAGGATATTAGTTCAAGAAGCTTAACAGGAAAAAACTTCATGGACCTTCGCAACCCAAAATCGCATTTAAGACAGCTTGGGGGACTTCTTTTCTCTAGGGCTGAACCAAGGCACAAGCAAGAAATAGTCAGGCTGCTCAAAGAAGATGGTGAAGTTGTAGCAATGACTGGGGATGGAGTGAATGATGCACCTGCATTGAAATTAGCAGATATTGGAATTGCAATGGGAATTGCAGGAACTGAG GTTGCAAAGGAAGCTTCTGACATGGTTCTGGCAGACGATAATTTCAGCACAATTGTTGCTGCTGTTGGTGAAGGCAGATCCATTTACAACAATATGAAGGCATTCATCAG GTACATGATTTCCTCGAACATTGGTGAGGTGTTCTCCATTTTTCTGACAGCAGCTTTAGGTATCCCTGAGGGTCTTATCCCGGTTCAGCTTCTGTGGGTCAACCTGGTAACTGATGGACCACCAGCAACAGCTTTGGGATTCAATCCACCAGATAAGGATGTAATGAAGAAACCTCCTAGGAGAAGTGATGATTCGTTGATCAGTCCTTGGATTTTGTTTCGTTATCTG GTGATTGGACTATATGTTGGTTTAGCAACAGTTGGTATTTTCATCATCTGGTATACGCATGACTCTTTCTTTGGCATTGATCTAAGTGGAGATGGACACAGTCTTGTCACCTATGCCCAGCTAGCTAACTGGGGTCAATGCAACTCATGGAAGAATTTCACAGCTTCACCTTTCACAGCTGGGAATCTAGTGGTCGACTTTGACACTCCATGTGACTACTTCCAGACTGGCAAAATCAAGGCTATGACTCTCTCCCTCTCTGTTTTGGTCGCCATTGAGATGTTCAATTCCCTCAATGCTCTCTCGGAAGATGGAAGCCTCTTGACAATGCCTCCATGGGTTAACCCATATCTCCTTGTCGCCATGTCAGTCTCATTTGGCttgcatttcttgattctttacGTTCCATTCCTAGCTCAAGTCTTTGGCATTGTCCCTTT